The following coding sequences are from one Microtus pennsylvanicus isolate mMicPen1 chromosome 1, mMicPen1.hap1, whole genome shotgun sequence window:
- the Pop5 gene encoding ribonuclease P/MRP protein subunit POP5 produces MVRYKHRYLLCELVSEDARCRLSLDDRVLGGLVRDTIARVHGTFGAAACSVGFAVRYVNAYTGVVLLRCRKEFYRLLWSALPFITHLESKGHRYSCFLNTLHVGGTIRTCQKFLIRYNRRQLLRLLQNCTDEGEQEAIKKSFSISRLLEKEPPEELSDIAGEDTAEAIE; encoded by the exons ATGGTGCGGTACAAGCACAG GTACCTCCTGTGCGAGCTGGTGTCAGAGGACGCGCGCTGCCGCCTGAGCCTGGACGACCGCGTGCTCGGCGGCCTCGTCCGCGACACGATCGCCCGGGTGCACGGGACCTTCGGCGCCGCCGCCTGCTCGGTGGGCTTTGCAG TTCGCTACGTCAATGCCTACACCGGAGTAGTGCTACTTCGATGCCGAAAGGAGTTCTACCGGCTTTTGTGGTCAGCTCTCCCTTTCATCACACATTTGGAGAGCAAAGGACACCGGTACTCGTGTTTTCTCAACACACTGCACGTGGGAG GTACAATTAGAACCTGTCAGAAATTCCTGATAAGGTACAACCGGAGACAGCTGTTGCGGTTGCTGCAGAATTGCACTGATGAAG GGGAGCAGGAAGCCATTAAGAAGTCTTTCTCGATAAGCCGTCTACTGGAGAAAGAGCCGCCCGAGGAGCTCTCAGACATTGCTGGTGAGGACACTGCGGAAGCAATAGAATGA